A single Fusarium oxysporum Fo47 chromosome IV, complete sequence DNA region contains:
- a CDS encoding Sec1-like protein produces MGLSVIQEQHDAILGQIKKITRGDWKCLIVDENSKKIIDNVVKEDDILNNNIATFPPAIERIENRREPNPEMDAIYILSPESFAVECLLADFEMRRYRSYYLVWTGLLDPSLRRKIDDFPGARQLRAGFQTMFVDFLPRESHLVTLRDPWSFPMLFHPACNAIVPTHMKSLAQKIAGLCITLGEYPKVRYYKPQSARHEAAVLCTHLARFVQEELDAYAQWDTSFPPPSPRPQATLVITDRSMDLMSPLVHEFSYQAMAHDLLPIKDGDKVTYRTTINEGTPEAEEKDMELTDKDKIWVDNRHRHMKDTIDKLMGDFQKFLQQNPHFTNENADTTNLNTIRDMLAGLPQFQEMKEAYSLHLTMAQECMNIFQKHKLMDIASIEQTLASGLDEDFKRPKNILEMIVPLLDDEAVSPSDRLRLIILFILYRDGVIDEDIKRLLAHASLPQSDREVVVNFEQLGGHMTHALKDVRQIPAPLFPIDPKSTQLNEEYGLTRFEPAMKHMVDHLARGMLDQTHFPYVKPPLDPNEELHLAQGGSLRAGRPNWAAAGRRPPENRQRLIVFMAGGATYSESRSCYEVGEARSRDIILVTSHMITPQLFIRQVGDLSRDKRQLDLPLERPKRHAPRHLFERPAPPRPAPSQQPSQQGLPPGPTNRPGGLPSRPSPGMAPPTAAMSNMSINNNHGNNAAPRPTSHHSVQQHHEEPAKLHKEKKKRNFLGIKK; encoded by the exons ATGGGGCTGTCCGTCATTCAAGAGCAGCATGATG CTATCTTGGGgcagatcaagaagatcactCGAGGCGAT TGGAAATGCCTGATCGTTGACGAGAACTCCAAAAAGATCATTGACAATGTCGTCAAGGAGGATGACATTCTCAATAATAATATCGCCA CGTTTCCTCCAGCTATCGAGCGAATCGAGAACCGTCGCGAACCGAACCCTGAGATGGACGCAATCTATATCCTTTCTCCCGAATCCTTCGCTGTCGAATGCCTTCTCGCCGATTTCGAGATGCGACGTTATCGCAGCTACTACCTCGTCTGGACCGGCCTCCTCGACCCCTCATTGCGACGCAAGATCGACGACTTTCCTGGAGCCCGACAGCTCCGCGCCGGTTTCCAAACCATGTTCGTCGATTTCCTGCCTCGAGAATCGCATCTAGTTACCCTTCGCGATCCCTGGAGCTTTCCCATGCTCTTCCACCCAGCCTGTAACGCCATCGTTCCAACACACATGAAGAGTCTAGCGCAAAAG ATCGCCGGTCTTTGTATTACACTCGGAGAATACCCCAAAGTTCGTTACTACAAGCCGCAAAGCGCACGCCACGAAGCAGCCGTCCTCTGCACTCACCTGGCTCGATTTGTCCAGGAAGAGCTCGATGCGTATGCGCAATGGGATACTAGCTTCCCTCCACCCTCACCACGGCCACAGGCGACACTCGTCATCACAGACCGATCGATGGATTTGATGTCACCTTTGGTACATGAGTTCTCCTACCAAGCCATGGCACACGACCTCCTGCCGATCAAGGATGGCGACAAGGTCACTTATCGTACGACCATCAACGAAGGAACTCCGGAAGCCGAAGAGAAAGATATGGAGCTCACAGATAAGGACAAGATATGGGTGGACAATCGACACAGACACATGAAGGACACGATTGATAAACTTATGGGCGATTTCCAAAAGTTCCTCCAACAAAACCCCCACTTCACCAATGAGAATGCCGACACGACCAACCTTAATACGATTAGAGATATGTTGGCAGGCTTGCCGCAGTTccaggagatgaaggaggCATATTCGCTGCATCTGACCATGGCGCAAGAATGTATGAACATTTTCCAGAAGCACAAGTTGATGGATATCGCCTCTATAGAGCAAACACTCGCCTCTGGACTGGACGAGGACTTTAAGAGACCGAAGAACATTCTCGAAATGATTGTACCTCTGTTGGACGATGAGGCCGTATCACCTTCAGACAGGCTGCGCCTCATAATATTATTCATTCTCTACCGAGATGGTGTCATTGACGAAGACATCAAACGACTCTTGGCCCACGCATCCCTCCCTCAGTCTGACCGCGAGGTTGTGGTGAACTTTGAGCAGCTTGGTGGACATATGACACATGCGCTCAAGGACGTGCGCCAGATTCCTGCGCCTCTATTCCCGATCGATCCAAAATCGACACAGTTGAACGAGGAATATGGATTAACACGATTCGAGCCAGCAATGAAACACATGGTGGACCATCTGGCAAGGGGCATGTTAGATCAGACTCACTTCCCTTACGTGAAGCCACCACTGGACCCCAATGAGGAGCTTCACTTAGCACAGGGAGGTTCTCTTCGTGCTGGTCGACCAAATTGGGCAGCAGCTGGACGCCGTCCACCAGAGAATCGACAGCGATTAATTGTCTTCATGGCTGGAGGTGCTACATACAGCGAGAGCCGATCATGCTACGAAGTCGGTGAAGCGCGCAGTCGAGATATCATTCTCGTCACTTCCCATATGATTACTCCTCAGTTATTTATTCGCCAAGTGGGCGATCTCAGTCGCGATAAGCGTCAACTTGACTTGCCCCTGGAGCGACCTAAGCGACACGCTCCACGACATCTCTTCGAGCGACcagctcctcctcgcccagcACCATCACAACAGCCCTCACAGCAAGGACTGCCGCCTGGTCCCACGAACCGACCCGGCGGTCTTCCTTCAAGACCTAGCCCTGGCATGGCGCCTCCAACGGCTGCCATGTCAAACATGTCGATTAATAATAACCACGGTAACAACGCAGCACCACGGCCAACATCGCACCACAGtgttcaacaacaccatgaGGAGCCAGCCAAGCTCCacaaggaaaagaagaagcgtaactttcttggcatcaagaagTAG
- a CDS encoding glutathione S-transferase, which produces MLRFVFIDMPMQGIGIRSSRVFNRSSLFGPQQQQSIRFITSIKASSFKPSLTQVQPPHQIRMASTGKVTDWVKPGDTSGEFKRQVSSFRDWISRDPNAKYPAEAGRYHLYVSYACPWACRTLIARKLKGLEDIISYSVVHWHLGEGGWRFVSKDEDVPGDNVIPDPIKGHEGFTHLKDVYFESEKNYDGRYTVPVLFDKKTNRIVSNESSEILRMLGTEFDDMLDEKYKAIQLYPEDLQKQIEEVHEWQYGGINNGVYKSGFATTSEAYERNVVALFEALDRAEKHLSEQQGPYWFGDKISEVDIRLFVTIIRFDPVYVQHFKCNIRDIRSGYPALHKWMRNLYWNDPAFKDTTQFEHIKWHYTRSHTQINPFSITPVGPLPHILPLEEEVTAAQKK; this is translated from the exons ATGCTCCGATTTGTTTTTATAGACATGCCAATGCAAGGAATTGGAATTCGATCATCTCGAGTTTTCAACAGGAGTTCCCTCTTTGGAccacagcaacaacaatCCATCAGATTCATCACATCTATCAAAGCATCATCGTTTAAACCATCCCTCACTCAAGTTCAGCCCCCACATCAAATCAGAATG GCAAGCACTGGTAAAGTTACTGACTGGGTCAAGCCCGGCGACACATCTGGCGAGTTCAAGCGTCAAGTCAGCTCATTCCGAGACTGGATCTCTCGCGATCCCAACGCCAAGTATCCTGCTGAGGCTGGCCGATATCACCTCTATGTGAGCTACGCATGCCCGTGGGCGTGCCGTACACTCATCGCCCGCAAACTTAAGGGTCTTGAGGACATCATCTCCTACTCAGTTGTGCATTGGCATCTTGGTGAGGGAGGCTGGCGATTTGTTtccaaggatgaggacgTTCCCGGTGACAATGTGATTCCTGATCCCATCAAGGGTCATGAGGGGTTCACTCACTTGAAGGATGTGTACTTTGAGAGTGAGAAGAACTACGATGGTCGATATACTGTGCCAGTTCTGTTTGACAAGAAGACAAACCGAATTGTGAGCAATGAAAGCAGTGAAATTCTGCGAATGCTTGGTACTGAG TTTGACGACATGCTGGATGAGAAGTACAAGGCCATTCAGCTGTACCCTGAAGATCTTCAGAAGCAAATCGAGGAGGTCCATGAGTGGCAATACGGCGGCATCAACAATGGTGTTTACAAGTCCGGCTTCGCAACCACCAGTGAAGCATACGAGCGCAACGTCGTCGCCCTCTTTGAAGCTCTCGACCGCGCTGAGAAGCATCTCTCCGAGCAACAAGGCCCCTACTGGTTCGGCGACAAGATTAGCGAAGTCGATATTCGACTGTTCGTCACGATCATTCGCTTCGATCCCGTCTACGTGCAGCACTTCAAGTGCAACATCCGCGACATTCGCTCAGGATACCCAGCTCTGCACAAGTGGATGCGAAACCTGTACTGGAACGATCCCGCATTCAAGGATACCACGCAGTTTGAGCATATCAAGTGGCACTACACCAGGAGCCACACTCAGATCAACCCTTTCTCTATCACGCCTGTTGGACCTCTGCCGCATATTCTGCCgcttgaggaggaggtgACTGCTGCGCAGAAGAAATAG
- a CDS encoding HotDog domain-containing protein, whose translation MEFPPFHNSILCPALDLVPENAPPDLFASELSFFASHPWTASLLCAPDAIPFLPSCRIPKSQAHDQLFGNTLNNSRGLRHLISYFRAPSFEVAKDPAHNITEIAVLVSVGEGVSGYPGMVHGGIVATLLDESMGTIFDLNGTLGKEARAFKTHSVTGGIDVKYLKPVPTDSVVCITAVAEEIDGRKTKVRGEMKDEKGEVLATCSSQWVALKPSL comes from the coding sequence ATGGAGTTCCCACCCTTCCACAACTCAATCCTCTGCCCTGCACTTGACCTGGTGCCAGAGAACGCACCACCTGATTTGTTCGCCTCGGAATTGTCcttctttgcttctcatcCATGGACGGCTTCTCTGCTCTGCGCTCCTGATGCGAtcccttttcttccttcatgTCGCATACCAAAGTCACAAGCGCATGATCAGCTTTTTGGGAACACACTCAATAATTCTCGTGGCCTGAGGCATCTTATCAGTTACTTTCGTGCGCCTAGTTTTGAGGTCGCCAAGGATCCTGCACATAACATCACTGAAATCGCGGTGCTTGTATCAGTGGGCGAAGGTGTAAGCGGGTATCCTGGGATGGTTCATGGCGGAATTGTCGCGACGTTGTTGGATGAGTCAATGGGTACCATCTTTGATTTGAATGGGACTTTGGGTAAAGAGGCTAGGGCGTTCAAGACGCATAGCGTGACGGGTGGTATAGACGTGAAGTATCTCAAGCCTGTGCCAACAGACAGCGTTGTCTGCATCACAGCTGTTGCAGAAGAGATTGATGGTCGGAAGACAAAGGTCAGAGGTGAGATGAAGGATGAGAAAGGCGAAGTGCTGGCGACCTGCTCAAGTCAATGGGTAGCACTTAAACCAAGCTTGTGA
- a CDS encoding major facilitator superfamily domain-containing protein, which yields MDQQNPNRSSTTLEGREDDTTFAPLNTHQTTMSRIRRSLSHTHTHSHDGSQKETRDPDLDIDLPYRTLSANANLDEYRVEVPGGAIPGPIQPEEIARKSTNHEPGQERRYKLVTFTPGDKENPKNWSKAYKWWCTMVVALTCFVVAFCSSVITADIAGVVKDLNVSNELALVSISLFVVGFGVGPMVFAPLSEIYGRRIIYGSTLLVAVIFIIPCAVAKNIETLLVCRAIDGIAFSAPMTLVGGTLADLWKNEERGVPMAAFSAAPFIGPAIGPLVGGFLSDAAGWRWLYWIQLILAFVVWILITFTVPETYAPTLLARRARKLRAATGETDHVTEQELDLRPLSERLRIFLIRPFQLLFGELIVFLISVYMSVLYGLLYMFFVAFPIIYQKGKGYSAGKTGLMFIPVAVGVLLSAACSPWVNSHYISLVKKHNGHPPAEVRLIPMMASCWFIPIGLFIFAWTSYKELSWAGPAMGGFPVGFGFIFLYNSANNYLVDSYQHQAASALAAKTCIRSFWGAAVVLFTEQMYERLNDQWASTLLAFISLACCAIPFLFWKYGAKIRGRSKYAYAGDDETVDDIEKAKGRGNTHGGAQVRDDSEDEDLRRARSYVSNP from the exons ATGGATCAACAAAATCCAAATCGTTCTTCGACAACTCTAGAAGGTCGTGAAGACGACACCACCTTCGCGCCCCTGAACACGCACCAAACAACAATGAGCCGCATCCGTCGCTCCCTCTCCCACACCCACACTCACTCCCACGACGGCTCCCAGAAAGAAACCCGCGATCCAGATCTAGATATCGACCTGCCCTACCGAACCCTCAGCGCCAACGCCAACCTAGACGAGTACCGCGTTGAAGTTCCAGGCGGTGCTATCCCCGGTCCTATCCAGCCTGAGGAGATCGCGAGAAAGTCAACGAACCATGAGCCTGGACAGGAGAGGCGATATAAGCTTGTTACTTTCACCCCCGGAGATAAGGAGAATCCTAAGAATTGGAGCAAGGCTTATAAGTGGTGGTGCACTATGGTTGTGGCGCTGACGTGCTTCGTTGTTGCGTTCTGCTCTAGTGTTATCACTGCCGATATCGCGGGCGTGGTTAAGGATTTGAATGTTAGCAATGAACTTGCTCTTGTGAGTATTAGTTTATTCGTTGTGGGTTTTGGTGTTGGACCTATGGTTTTTGCACCTCTTTCTGAGATTTACGGTCGACGAATCATCTA TGGCTCTACTCTTCTTGTCGCTGTCATCTTCATTATTCCCTGTGCTGTGGCAAAGAACATTGAGACTCTTCTTGTCTGCCGAGCCATCGATGGTATTGCTTTCTCAGCACCCATGACCCTTGTTGGTGGTACTCTCGCCGATCTGTGGAAGAATGAAGAGCGTGGTGTTCCCATGGCTGCATTCTCTGCTGCTCCTTTTATCGGTCCTGCTA TCGGTCCTCTTGTCGGTGGTTTCCTCTCTGATGCCGCTGGTTGGCGATGGCTCTACTGGATCCAGCTCATCCTCGCCTTCGTCGTCTGGATTCTCATCACCTTCACCGTCCCTGAGACTTACGCCCCTACTCTTCTCGCCCGCCGAGCTCGCAAGCTTCGAGCTGCCACTGGCGAAACCGACCACGTTACAGAGCAGGAACTGGATCTTCGACCTCTCTCTGAGCGTCTCCGAATCTTCCTTATTCGACCTTTCCAGCTTCTCTTTGGCGAGCTCATCGTCTTCCTTATCTCCGTGTACATGAGTGTTCTCTACGGTCTTCTGTACATGTTCTTCGTTGCCTTCCCTATCATCTACCAGAAGGGCAAGGGTTACTCTGCTGGAAAGACCGGTCTCATGTTCATTCCTGTCGCTGTTGGTGTTCTCCTCTCAGCTGCTTGCTCTCCTTGGGTAAACAGCCATTACATCTCGCTCGTCAAGAAGCACAATGGTCATCCTCCCGCTGAGGTTCGTCTTATTCCCATGATGGCCTCATGCTGGTTCATTCCCATTGGTCTCTTTATCTTCGCCTGGACTTCATACAAGGAGCTTTCTTGGGCCGGCCCTGCTATGGGTGGTTTTCCTGTCGGCTTTGGCTTTATCTTCCTTTACAACTCTGCCAACAACTACCTTGTCGACTCTTATCAGCATCAAGCTGCTTCCGCTCTCGCTGCAAAGACTTGCATCCGAAGCTTCTGGGGCGCTGCAGTTGTTCTCTTCACTGAGCAGATGTATGAGCGTCTTAACGATCAATGGGCCTCAACACTCCTTGCTTTCATCAGTCTTGCTTGCTGTGCCATTCCCTTCCTGTTCTGGAAGTACGGTGCTAAGATCCGTGGGCGTAGCAAGTACGCCTACGCTGGTGATGACGAGACTGTCGACGATattgagaaggccaagggcCGTGGTAACACTCATGGCGGCGCTCAAGTCCGTGATGactctgaggatgaggatcttCGCCGTGCTCGCAGCTACGTGAGCAACCCTTAA
- a CDS encoding uncharacterized protein (domain of unknown function DUF221-domain containing protein): MAPPNPLFAPADRKYLGPEEFYASLDDYVNPNVNVFEEYHSSLFYANQPSFFDNAFCGHDDSSIIQEDLFGARIVHRTEMDIDSEDSRPNCNVEEDSNLYGPESSNTNPTHHVCLFDPFALVGSTIDPELLSSNGSAGIENHIKHDTTESVLLETESTTSDSKIMQYQIKADFDEEMLQDAMAILEFQSLVVLREQDRARLRKDIPIMMDKWATQELADTLSALEDQSIVDSIYKLHQLILSRIKDYLNKATSDFLPRAYRGLPVVDSDLTSTEHPRLEGEFDLDLLGKPGRKILFWAFLRHELMSKVRLYVAVIHRRYRPRVELSRRGGHKFLPWEDEAIRCVQIYIQTLYTAFFSEWSGAEVPDPPPPGLGRSNSIVCETTQWVEALTDDKSVCAMAAARLPSYGLEPIMSLMDERHKQQGQEASIEPALSLIRNANFRCDYDRAHKETVSGSFDRKRGLFPELWNDIVLRHGTPRNYTQENLALLRQRAWVFFWGFSSSSSALSLAFASRTTTLSICRCEYPSSSLAMKNKTDSCWDEKIIDPDTGKSLEVQLVLSLVIGVSAFFLFCFLRPRWPALYAARKRRLDHQLGLPALPNSTFGWIPTLFKITEEQVLASAGLDAFVFLSFFKMAIRLFSIMAFFATVILLPINRSFSDTKSKKGHGGDDTSTVPGSFYGTDQNVFSDASFLDILKHKDKTDKSYEKSWLWAYVIFTYFFVGLTIYYLNLETFRVIKFRQDYLGSQSTVTDRTFRLTGIPEDLRSEEKIKDLIEKLGVGKVEKVMLCRDWKKLDDLVELRDATLRRLEGAWATFLQHQRRKRKNAGHQGRRGNGVSQEQEDDDQTGENGRLLDSQQEPWDSGDEGRPKVNIRYGTLGLRSRNVDAIDYYEERLRRLDAQVIEARKKTYAPTDMAIVTMDSVASCQMAIQARIDPRPGRLLTKLTPAPSDLVWRNTYAPRGIRRLKSWAVTLFITALTLAFIFPTIAISSLLSYCTIESNFKPFAKWLQAHGVIFSLVQNGLPALVVSLLNVAVPYLYDFLSNHQGMISQGDVELSVISKNYFFTFFNTFFVFAVSLSGINFWSRLQDFAKDTSKMPRAIAGDVEKLSIFYICFIMLQGIGLMPFRILEAGSVFLYPFLRWLSKTPRDALELKKPPVFQYGFFLPTSLLVFNLCLIYSVLAWGYAILIVGTVYFCLGYFAFKYMVLYAMDQPQHATGGAWRIISYRIIVGLLVLEVVMVGRIATSEAFIQSVCILPLLPFTIWYSYYIKQRFEPLTKYIALRAVRADEDPDDAAALDDAFENEDRPRPSQAILRRGSTLDEYKEKGLQFVNPSLVAPLPQPWIYDEPPPPIPTDDTQTIEETERPVLQGVDSTLGIGDENVWRDNGGNNV; this comes from the exons ATGGCTCCCCCTAACCCTCTATTCGCTCCTGCCGATAGGAAGTATCTTGGCCCTGAGGAATTCTACGCCAGTCTCGATGACTACGTCAACCCGAATGTCAATGTCTTTGAAGAATATCATTCTAGTCTTTTTTACGCGAACCAACCATCCTTCTTTGACAACGCTTTCTGCGGTCATGACGATTCATCCATTATTCAGGAGGACCTTTTCGGTGCCAGGATCGTCCACCGTACTGAGATGGATATTGACTCGGAAGACAGCCGCCCTAATTGTAATGTTGAGGAGGACTCGAATCTCTATGGCCCAGAGTCTTCAAACACAAATCCCACTCATCATGTTTGCCTCTTCGATCCTTTCGCGCTTGTTGGCTCGACTATTGATCCTGAACTTCTCTCCTCTAATGGTTCAGCGGGCATTGAAAACCACATCAAGCATGACACAACTGAGAGCGTGCTGTTGGAAACAGAATCCACCACTTCCGACAGCAAAATCATGCAGTATCAAATTAAAGCCGATTTCGATGAGGAGATGCTTCAGGATGCCATGGCCATCCTAGAATTTCAAAGTCTCGTTGTCTTAAGAGAGCAAGATCGAGCTCGCCTCAGAAAAGACATTCCCATAATGATGGACAAATGGGCGACACAGGAATTGGCGGATACTCTCTCGGCCCTAGAGGACCAGTCTATTGTTGACAGTATATACAAACTTCACCAACTTATACTCTCTCGGATCAAAGACTACCTGAATAAGGCGACCTCTGATTTCCTTCCACGAGCATACCGAGGTCTTCCTGTGGTGGACTCGGACTTGACTTCTACCGAGCACCCAAGGCTTGAGGGGGAGTTTGAcctggatcttcttggcAAACCTGGACGAAAAATTCTTTTCTGGGCTTTCTTAAGACACGAGTTGATGAGCAAGGTTCGCCTTTATGTTGCGGTTATCCATCGTCGCTACAGGCCTCGAGTCGAACTGAGTCGACGAGGAGGCCATAAGTTTCTACCATGGGAGGACGAAGCCATCAGGTGTGTTCAGATATATATACAGACTCTGTATACAGCCTTCTTTTCTGAGTGGTCTGGAGCTGAGGTGCCGGATCCACCACCCCCGGGACTTGGACGCTCCAACAGCATAGTCTGCGAGACGACCCAATGGGTAGAAGCGCTCACAGACGATAAGTCCGTATGCGCCATGGCCGCAGCAAGGCTGCCGAGTTATGGTCTTGAACCCATCATGAGCCTTATGGACGAGAGACACAAgcagcaaggccaagaagcttccATTGAGCCTGCACTGTCTCTTATCAGAAATGCCAACTTCCGTTGTGACTATGATCGCGCCCACAAAGAAACTGTCTCAGGAAGTTTTGACAGAAAGAGGGGCTTGTTTCCAGAATTATGGAACGACATCGTACTTCGTCATGGCACGCCTCGCAATTATACGCAAGAGAATCTTGCCCTACTCCGACAACGCGCATGGGTTTTCTTCTGGGGGTTCtccagctcatcctcagc CCTCAGCCTTGCATTTGCGTCTCGCACAACAACTCTCAGCATTTGTCGCTGTGAGTATCCATCATCGTCCCTCGCGATGAAGAACAAAACCGATTCATGCTGGGATGAGAAGATTATCGACCCTGACACCGGGAAGAGCCTCGAGGTCCAGCTCGTATTATCTTTGGTGATTGGTGTCTctgccttcttcctcttctgt TTCCTACGCCCACGATGGCCCGCCCTTTACGCTGCGCGAAAACGGCGCCTCGATCATCAGCTTGGTCTACCCGCCCTCCCAAATTCCACGTTTGGCTGGATCCCGACACTGTTCAAAATTACCGAGGAGCAGGTCCTGGCTTCCGCTGGACTCGATGCTTTTGTG TttctgagcttcttcaaaatGGCCATCCGACTCTTTAGCATTATGGCATTCTTCGCGACTGTTATCCTGTTGCCAATCAATCGTTCATTTTCGGACACCAAAAGCAAGAAGGGCcatggtggtgatgatacATCAACTGTCCCGGGTTCGTTTTATGGAACAGATCAGAACGTGTTCTCAGATGCAAGTTTCCTCGACATACTTAAGCACAAAGATAAAACGGACAAGAGTTACGAGAAGTCCTGGCTGTGGGCTTACGTTATTTTCACATACTTCTTCGTCGGCTTGACGATATACTATCTCAACCTGGAGACATTCCGCGTCATCAAATTTCGTCAGGACTATCTCGGATCACAGTCCACAGTGACAGATAGGACATTTCGACTTACAGGAATTCCCGAGGACTTGCGATCGGAGGAAAAGATCAAGGATCTCATCGAAAAGCTGGGCGTTGGGaaagttgagaaggtcaTGCTTTGCCGAGACTGGAAGAAACTTGACGATCTTGTGGAATTGAGAGACGCCACTTTAAGACGCCTTGAAGGTGCCTGGGCCACTttccttcaacatcagcgtcggaaaagaaagaatgcTGGACATCAAGGAAGACGTGGCAATGGTGTGTCTCAGGaacaagaagacgatgaccaAACCGGAGAAAATGGGCGCCTCTTGGACTCTCAACAGGAGCCCTGGGACTCTGGAGATGAAGGCAGACCTAAAGTCAACATACGCTATGGTACCCTTGGTTTGCGATCCCGCAACGTTGATGCTATCGATTACTATGAGGAACGACTTCGAAGATTGGATGCCCAAGTCATAGAGGCTCGCAAGAAGACATACGCGCCCACAGACATGGCCATTGTTACTATGGACTCGGTAGCTTCATGCCAGATGGCCATCCAAGCACGAATCGACCCCAGGCCAGGCCGGCTTTTGACTAAGTTGACACCGGCCCCTTCGGACCTTGTCTGGAGGAATACATATGCACCCCGTGGTATTCGCCGCCTTAAGTCCTGGGCTGTGACTTTGTTCATCACGGCGCTCACACTCGCTTTCATTTTCCCCACCATTGCCATTTCGTCATTGTTGAGTTACTGCACAATTGAGTCCAACTTTAAACCATTTGCCAAATGGCTACAAGCGCACGGCGTTATCTTCTCGTTGGTCCAAAACGGCTTGCCCGCTCTGGTTGTGTCGCTTCTTAACGTTGCTGTCCCTTACCTGTACGACTTCCTATCCAATCATCAAGGCATGATTTCGCAGGGCGACGTGGAACTCTCCGTCATCTCCAAGAATtacttcttcaccttcttcaATACCTTTTTTGTTTTTGCAGTTTCATTGTCAGGAATTAATTTCTGGAGCAGGCTTCAGGATTTTGCCAAGGACACAAGCAAAATGCCACGCGCGATTGCTGGTGATGTGGAGAAGCTATCGATCTTCTACATTTGCTTTATTATGCTACAGGGCATTGGACTTATGCCCTTCCGAATTCTCGAGGCAGGGAGTGTATTCCTCTACCCATTCCTGCGTTGGTTGTCCAAAACACCACGCGACGCTCTCGAGCTCAAGAAACCCCCAGTTTTCCAATACGGCTTTTTCCTTCCTACGTCTCTACTTGTTTTCAACCTGTGTCTTATCTACAGTGTCCTGGCCTGGGGATATGCTATACTCATCGTTGGGACCGTCTATTTCTGTCTGGGCTACTTTGCCTTCAAGTACATGGTACTATATGCAATGGACCAGCCTCAACATGCCACTGGAGGTGCGTGGAGAATAATAAGCTACCGCATCATCGTCGGGTTGCTTGTCTTGGAAGTTGTCATGGTGGGCCGAATCGCCACTAGCGAGGCATTCATTCAGTCGGTGTGCATTCTGCCACTGCTCCCCTTTACCATCTGGTACAGCTACTATATCAAGCAGCGATTCGAGCCTCTGACCAAATACATTGCACTTCGCGCTGTCAGGGCAGATGAGGATCCAGACGATGCAGCTGCGCTGGATGACGCATTTGAGAACGAGGACCGCCCTCGACCCTCACAGGCCATTCTGCGTCGTGGAAGCACCCTAGACGAGTACAAGGAGAAGGGCCTGCAATTCGTCAACCCCAGTCTTGTGGCCCC ACTTCCCCAGCCGTGGATCTACGACGAGCCACCTCCACCAATCCCCACGGATGACACACAGACAATAGAGGAGACTGAACGCCCTGTTCTGCAGGGTGTCGATAGCACACTCGGTATAGGAGACGAAAATGTTTGGAGAGACAATGGAGGAAATAATGTTTAA